From Prochlorococcus sp. MIT 1223, the proteins below share one genomic window:
- a CDS encoding TerC family protein, giving the protein MDSAALTSLTPLLDGIDRWVELAPLLPVIISLELVLSADNAVALATITKTLKQKDLQSLALNIGISISLFLRMLLIIFSQYLLNYKLINLFCGIYLIFLCLKNINSIKKSNTTITNSNKYNQNRFSLLRVVLMLSVTDLAFSIDSITAAVSISDQLFLVITGALIGVLALRFTSSLFVRWLDVFLRLELAGYIAIGLIGLKLIVKLVYPLVYIPEYLVFLSMTLLFMWGFSLKNEKYINE; this is encoded by the coding sequence ATGGACTCAGCTGCTTTAACATCCCTAACCCCTCTACTAGACGGTATAGATCGATGGGTTGAGTTAGCACCATTATTACCAGTTATTATTTCCCTAGAATTAGTCTTGTCAGCAGACAATGCTGTTGCTCTAGCAACTATTACTAAGACACTAAAGCAAAAAGACCTTCAAAGCCTGGCATTAAATATTGGCATATCTATTTCATTGTTCCTTAGAATGCTTCTTATAATATTTTCTCAGTATTTATTAAATTATAAACTTATTAATCTATTCTGTGGAATATACTTAATTTTCTTATGTCTCAAAAATATAAATAGCATTAAAAAATCAAATACTACCATTACAAATTCCAATAAATATAACCAAAATAGATTTTCCTTACTCAGAGTAGTTTTGATGCTGTCCGTAACTGACTTAGCATTCTCCATTGACAGTATTACAGCAGCTGTTTCTATTAGTGATCAGCTTTTCCTTGTTATCACTGGCGCGTTAATAGGAGTATTGGCACTTAGGTTTACTTCGTCTCTATTTGTAAGATGGTTGGATGTCTTTTTAAGGTTAGAATTGGCAGGTTATATTGCTATTGGTTTAATAGGTCTTAAATTAATAGTTAAATTAGTTTATCCATTGGTATATATACCTGAATATCTTGTCTTTTTATCTATGACATTATTGTTTATGTGGGGCTTTTCCCTTAAAAATGAAAAATATATTAATGAGTAA
- a CDS encoding thioredoxin family protein yields the protein MKLSVLKFSSEDCGTCHRMSHYDEKVTVELGCDFINVKLQDTQVYRKYRKILLSQYPNKEGMGWPTYLLVSNPDDDFAIIGELRGGMSKGDFRTKLKAIIN from the coding sequence ATGAAGCTTTCAGTTCTTAAATTCAGCTCTGAGGATTGTGGTACATGCCATCGAATGAGTCATTATGATGAAAAAGTTACAGTTGAGCTTGGTTGTGATTTTATTAACGTTAAGCTTCAAGATACTCAGGTATATCGTAAATATAGAAAGATTCTACTTTCACAGTATCCGAATAAAGAAGGAATGGGTTGGCCAACCTATTTATTAGTAAGCAATCCAGACGATGATTTTGCAATTATTGGGGAATTAAGAGGAGGAATGTCAAAAGGGGACTTCAGAACTAAATTAAAAGCTATTATCAACTAA
- a CDS encoding class I SAM-dependent methyltransferase — protein MPNLKFKKVIGHGMNIQELEANKRLDSFWNQDLNKNQILPLENSSVDYCLIVAGWQYLQFPELVSSEILRVLKPHGKFIISFSNRAFWNKSPNIWVNSDDQGRIDYISRVLKSVGWKIDSVIAEYLKGQSLFSLFKSQSDPFFSVIATKPSDL, from the coding sequence TTGCCAAATTTAAAATTTAAAAAAGTGATAGGACACGGTATGAATATTCAGGAGCTTGAAGCTAACAAGCGCTTAGATTCATTTTGGAATCAGGATTTAAATAAGAATCAAATTCTTCCACTTGAAAACTCTTCTGTTGATTACTGTCTAATAGTTGCTGGCTGGCAGTATTTACAATTTCCAGAACTAGTCTCTTCAGAGATCTTACGCGTATTAAAACCCCATGGTAAATTTATAATATCTTTTTCAAATAGGGCTTTTTGGAATAAATCTCCAAATATTTGGGTAAATTCAGATGATCAAGGAAGGATAGATTATATATCTAGAGTTTTAAAATCAGTAGGATGGAAAATCGATTCTGTTATTGCAGAGTATTTAAAAGGTCAGAGTTTATTTAGTTTATTTAAATCTCAATCAGATCCATTCTTTAGTGTTATAGCTACTAAGCCTAGTGACTTATAG
- the fmt gene encoding methionyl-tRNA formyltransferase, translating to MNVVFWGTPEYSVPSLKAIVNNGYNVIGIVTQPDKRRTRGNKFSYSPVKKIGIDLSIPVFTPTRIRDESEVRSKILELEADIYIVVAFGQILPIEVLNRPKLGCWNAHASLLPKWRGAAPIQRSIINGDKETGVNIIYMEEGLDTGPILLEKKIQINITENSIQLSKRLSEISAELLVDTISLIQEQYKRLGVFDTQRLDLSKQSNVSDNSSYAKIIDKKEYLINWNQKSYDISNKVRGLYPNAYTTISGKRVKVLCTKSLESIRYNDQVHYNSLKSISYNSNNLEPGLIIDRHHQHGITVLTGDSPIIIREAQIEGKKPTSGNKLVQQLGTIESLKFE from the coding sequence ATGAATGTTGTTTTCTGGGGTACTCCTGAATATTCTGTACCTAGTCTTAAAGCAATTGTTAATAACGGATATAATGTAATAGGTATAGTTACACAACCTGATAAAAGAAGAACTAGGGGTAATAAATTTTCTTACTCACCAGTAAAAAAAATAGGTATAGATTTATCAATACCAGTTTTCACACCCACAAGAATAAGAGATGAGTCAGAGGTAAGGAGTAAGATATTAGAGTTAGAGGCAGATATTTATATAGTTGTTGCTTTTGGACAAATACTTCCAATAGAGGTATTAAATAGGCCTAAACTTGGTTGTTGGAATGCGCATGCTTCTCTTTTACCTAAATGGCGAGGAGCAGCTCCTATTCAGAGAAGTATTATAAATGGTGATAAAGAAACTGGAGTTAATATTATATATATGGAAGAAGGCTTAGACACTGGGCCAATATTGCTGGAAAAGAAAATACAGATAAATATTACAGAGAATTCTATTCAATTATCTAAAAGACTTAGTGAAATCTCTGCAGAGTTGTTGGTAGATACGATTAGTCTTATCCAAGAACAATATAAAAGGCTAGGTGTTTTTGACACGCAAAGATTAGATCTATCTAAGCAATCCAATGTAAGTGATAATTCCTCATATGCAAAAATCATCGATAAGAAAGAATATTTAATAAACTGGAATCAAAAAAGTTATGATATAAGTAATAAGGTTAGGGGACTTTATCCGAATGCCTATACTACTATATCTGGAAAGAGAGTCAAAGTACTTTGCACAAAAAGCTTAGAAAGTATAAGGTACAATGACCAAGTTCATTATAATTCATTAAAATCAATATCTTATAATTCTAATAATCTAGAGCCAGGTTTAATAATAGATAGACATCATCAACATGGAATCACTGTTTTAACAGGCGATAGCCCAATAATAATAAGAGAGGCTCAGATAGAAGGTAAAAAGCCTACATCTGGCAATAAACTAGTTCAACAATTAGGCACAATCGAAAGTTTGAAATTTGAATAA
- a CDS encoding DUF2996 domain-containing protein yields MSEIQKPGTEDQATSKTDQSLPDTKSGSKKPEKPPKLEDKPFEEFINDHLIPDLITSFKSNGILQTKITLEEKERPVVGGKCWILEGTINQGRRFWLCFAEKKISSSKTFLIAETGSEPSLLESFLIDEKKTTLPLLRSRILQRLNGQKWLLSN; encoded by the coding sequence TTGTCTGAGATACAAAAGCCAGGAACAGAAGACCAAGCAACTTCTAAGACTGATCAGTCACTACCTGATACCAAATCAGGATCAAAAAAGCCTGAAAAACCGCCGAAGCTAGAAGATAAGCCATTTGAAGAATTTATTAATGATCACTTAATCCCAGATTTAATAACATCATTTAAATCTAATGGTATTCTACAAACTAAAATAACTCTTGAAGAAAAAGAACGACCAGTTGTGGGGGGTAAATGTTGGATATTAGAAGGAACAATTAATCAAGGAAGGAGATTTTGGTTATGCTTTGCTGAAAAAAAAATAAGTTCTAGTAAGACATTTTTAATTGCAGAGACAGGCAGTGAACCAAGCCTTCTTGAGTCTTTTTTGATTGATGAAAAGAAAACAACATTACCCTTGTTAAGGTCTAGAATTTTGCAAAGGTTAAATGGTCAGAAATGGTTGTTATCTAATTAA
- a CDS encoding TldD/PmbA family protein, with protein sequence MQLNDFPSPSELEDIILYGCNAGADFVEIFLESSDNFSVLAEQDKITSVNPSFSKGAGIRIFRGLRDGFISTNDLSISGLIFAVDQALAMLALSSSNCETKIFNGLNKLKDYGASKDSFVMDTPSINDACNHLLQGTQLLEKHGSKLQSRRGNYARSLQEVIIAASDGTFCRDIRLHQSHGLSVIASDRENRASIGRRYGSEGKTTHLSDWDIDASAQEICNSTNKMLYAEYVQAGQKPVVLANKFGGVIFHEACGHLLETTQIERGTTPFLDKIGKQIANKAVTAIDEGGIDGAFGSISIDDEGMEAEKTVLIKDGVLQNFLSDRAGSLRTGHRRTGSGRRQNYSFSAASRMRNTYISAGKYNPQELINSVENGLYCKSMGGGSVGPTGQFNFSVEEGYLIENGKLTKPVKGATLIGEAKEIMPRISMCANDLDLAAGFCGSISGSVNVTVGQPHIKVDSITIGGR encoded by the coding sequence TTGCAACTAAATGATTTTCCATCACCATCAGAACTAGAAGATATTATTTTGTATGGATGTAATGCAGGAGCTGATTTTGTTGAAATATTTCTTGAGAGCTCAGACAATTTCTCTGTTTTAGCGGAACAGGACAAGATAACATCTGTAAATCCTTCATTTAGCAAAGGAGCCGGTATCAGAATTTTTAGAGGATTGAGAGACGGCTTTATTAGCACCAATGACCTATCAATTTCTGGATTGATTTTTGCTGTCGATCAAGCACTAGCAATGCTTGCTCTATCTTCATCTAATTGTGAGACTAAAATATTTAATGGTCTTAATAAGCTGAAAGACTATGGAGCCAGTAAAGATAGTTTTGTAATGGACACTCCTTCAATAAATGATGCTTGTAATCACCTACTTCAAGGGACACAGTTACTAGAGAAACATGGATCAAAATTACAATCAAGAAGAGGAAACTATGCTCGCTCGTTGCAGGAAGTCATAATTGCAGCGTCCGATGGAACATTTTGTAGAGATATCAGATTACATCAGTCACATGGGTTAAGTGTTATTGCTTCTGATAGAGAAAATAGAGCAAGCATTGGAAGAAGATATGGAAGTGAGGGCAAAACTACGCATCTTAGTGATTGGGATATTGATGCTTCTGCTCAGGAAATTTGTAATAGCACAAACAAAATGCTTTATGCAGAATATGTTCAGGCAGGACAAAAGCCTGTTGTATTGGCTAACAAATTTGGAGGAGTGATATTCCACGAGGCATGCGGGCATCTCTTAGAAACTACTCAAATTGAACGAGGAACAACTCCTTTTTTAGATAAGATAGGCAAACAAATAGCAAATAAAGCTGTAACGGCTATTGATGAAGGAGGTATAGATGGTGCTTTTGGTTCAATATCGATAGATGATGAGGGAATGGAAGCTGAGAAAACAGTTCTTATTAAAGATGGTGTTTTACAAAACTTTTTAAGTGACAGAGCGGGTAGTTTAAGAACTGGTCATAGGAGAACTGGAAGTGGTCGCAGACAGAATTATTCATTTTCAGCTGCAAGTAGAATGAGAAATACATATATATCAGCAGGTAAATATAATCCGCAAGAGTTAATTAATAGTGTTGAAAATGGTCTTTATTGTAAGTCTATGGGTGGAGGTAGTGTTGGACCAACAGGACAGTTTAATTTTTCTGTAGAAGAGGGTTATCTGATTGAGAACGGAAAATTAACTAAACCAGTAAAAGGAGCAACATTAATTGGGGAAGCAAAGGAAATAATGCCCAGAATCTCTATGTGTGCAAATGACTTAGATTTAGCAGCTGGATTTTGTGGCTCAATTAGTGGAAGTGTCAATGTAACTGTTGGCCAACCTCATATAAAGGTTGATTCAATAACAATTGGAGGAAGATAA
- a CDS encoding TldD/PmbA family protein, which yields MTTNKSILNPEVLKKQIEVIAEEQGIYKWDIGASSSTDISVQVDKGESKQLKGSQRYSMTIRVWNEQCLVGITSTNDVSEYGIRKAFKGASIASQYGNDIEPPDFSKLAMSPLAQVKNIIHQNSGINKLLDLLKKAEFELINSCQYINSVPYNGLSESLIERLYLNSLGANRYMKVSQASIYLYAKAEKEGRKPRSAGSVKVANGIDDLHIQECIDESISKTISHIDYKPIITDKYLVCFSPEAFLDLIGAFSNIFNARSIIDGQSLSTISSLGTDISVPFISISDEPLHEDNIGSFSFDGEGTPKRNIILVRDGKLINFIHSEATARKFNVSPTGHASMGAKASVSPEWFVISKTNKSKCLRNDLSHTQSKCKYVLIDNLNALHAGVKSSQGSFSLPFDGWIVENGTRTSIEAATVAGDIKALLLQILQIEEEQHTTHNGVSPHIWVDKLSITGEA from the coding sequence ATGACAACTAACAAATCTATTTTAAACCCAGAAGTTCTAAAAAAACAAATTGAAGTTATAGCCGAAGAACAAGGTATCTATAAATGGGATATAGGTGCATCATCCAGTACAGATATTTCAGTACAAGTAGATAAAGGAGAGTCTAAGCAATTAAAAGGTTCTCAACGTTATTCAATGACAATAAGAGTATGGAATGAACAGTGTCTTGTTGGTATTACAAGTACAAATGATGTATCAGAATATGGAATTAGGAAAGCATTCAAAGGTGCTTCAATTGCCAGTCAATATGGAAATGATATTGAGCCCCCTGATTTCTCAAAGTTAGCTATGAGTCCGTTAGCACAAGTTAAGAATATCATTCATCAAAACTCAGGAATTAATAAATTACTTGACTTACTAAAGAAAGCAGAGTTTGAGTTAATTAATTCTTGTCAGTATATTAACTCTGTTCCTTACAATGGACTTTCAGAAAGTCTAATAGAGAGACTTTACTTAAATAGTCTTGGGGCAAATAGATATATGAAGGTAAGTCAGGCAAGTATTTACCTTTATGCAAAGGCAGAAAAAGAAGGAAGGAAACCTAGAAGTGCTGGTTCTGTAAAAGTGGCAAACGGAATTGATGATTTACACATTCAGGAATGCATAGATGAATCAATTAGTAAGACTATTAGCCATATTGACTATAAGCCAATTATTACAGACAAGTATCTGGTATGTTTTAGCCCAGAAGCTTTTCTTGATTTGATTGGAGCTTTTAGTAATATTTTCAATGCTCGTTCTATAATTGATGGCCAAAGTCTATCGACAATCTCATCATTAGGAACTGATATATCTGTTCCATTTATATCAATATCTGACGAGCCATTACATGAAGATAATATCGGAAGTTTTTCATTTGATGGAGAAGGAACACCGAAAAGAAATATTATTTTAGTTAGAGACGGCAAATTAATTAATTTCATACATTCTGAAGCAACTGCTAGGAAATTTAATGTGAGTCCTACTGGTCATGCAAGTATGGGTGCCAAGGCATCAGTTTCTCCAGAATGGTTTGTAATAAGTAAAACGAACAAAAGTAAATGTTTAAGAAATGATTTAAGTCACACACAGTCAAAATGTAAGTATGTCTTAATAGATAATCTAAATGCATTACATGCTGGCGTTAAATCAAGTCAGGGATCTTTCTCCTTGCCATTTGATGGTTGGATAGTGGAGAATGGGACAAGGACTTCCATTGAAGCAGCAACAGTAGCTGGGGATATTAAAGCCTTACTTTTGCAAATTCTGCAGATTGAAGAAGAGCAACATACCACTCATAATGGAGTTTCTCCTCACATATGGGTTGATAAACTTTCTATAACTGGTGAAGCATGA
- a CDS encoding flavin prenyltransferase UbiX has protein sequence MSPIILAITGSSALQLGEKSLELLLANQKEVYLILSKGAYEVFLSERNIKIPIDSVKQETFWRNRLNIYTGKLKCYKWNDHSAAIASGSFKTKAMAIIPCSMGTLGRISSGYSLDLIERCADVHLKEGRELLIAPRESPLSLIHLRNMIAIKESGAKIIPPMPAWYTNPETLEDMIEFIVVRFFDTIGEDLAPIKRWKGRK, from the coding sequence ATGAGTCCAATTATTCTTGCTATTACAGGTTCTTCAGCATTACAGCTAGGCGAGAAGTCGTTAGAACTTTTACTTGCGAACCAAAAAGAAGTTTATCTAATCTTAAGTAAAGGAGCATACGAAGTCTTCTTGTCTGAACGTAATATCAAAATACCCATAGACTCTGTTAAGCAAGAAACATTCTGGAGAAATAGATTAAACATATATACAGGAAAACTTAAGTGTTATAAATGGAATGACCATTCAGCAGCAATAGCTAGTGGAAGTTTTAAAACCAAAGCGATGGCAATAATTCCATGTTCTATGGGAACACTTGGGAGAATATCATCTGGTTATTCTTTGGATTTAATTGAACGATGTGCTGATGTACATTTGAAGGAAGGTAGAGAATTATTAATAGCACCAAGGGAGAGTCCACTAAGCTTGATTCATTTAAGAAATATGATAGCCATAAAGGAATCTGGAGCAAAGATTATACCACCTATGCCTGCCTGGTATACAAACCCAGAAACATTAGAAGATATGATTGAATTTATAGTTGTTAGATTTTTTGATACAATTGGAGAGGATCTAGCTCCAATAAAAAGATGGAAAGGTAGGAAATGA
- the mfd gene encoding transcription-repair coupling factor: MQLSSIVNTVSNTNLICDLLSRTEREDNLNLNGTSRLANGIILSSLAKTNNSPLLIIVPTIEEAAKWYPILCLLGWDKSNIYPSSEVSPFDDNEPSTEILWGQLQVLSELISEENNQNYCIVATERCLQPHLPPPEFIKKLSIQLKDNMDVDLEDLSNKLTKIGYERRNTVDQEGTWSRRGDIVDIYPVNNELPIRVEFFGDAIDKIKEFDPISQRSQDRINTICITPIGITPLISEKILEERQNINLDSLNTINPYSDLNETDKVSRKLLGVAWKKPSNLIDYINDETLIVIEDKNQCIAHGNYWVNQIQKDIQTSKSILDIYDKEACTALLPNVEKTLLSLDEYKLVELSSTNNINSTSKNNHDINEKSLQFLPNQFGKLATDIKDYIKQNNSIFLLSAQPSRAVALLQEHDCHSQFVVNPVDYETIKLLNSQKIPVALKCTSEAKIEGFYLPTFKILIITDKEFFGQQSIINSSYIRRRRKAHSKSIDPYKLHPGDYVVHRSHGIGIFKKIEKVTMAGEIRDYLVVKYLDGTLRVAADQLGSLGRYRSSSDKAPKINKLGGTSWFSTKERARKGLKKVALDLVKLYAEREKQSGFAYPQDGPWQKELEDSFPYEATKDQVSAVLDVKKDMENEKPMDRLVCGDVGFGKTEVAIRAIFKAITSGKQIALLAPTTILAQQHWRTLSERFAPYPIKVSLLNRFRTTSEKNEILEGLDEGTIDAVVGTHQLLNKKTKFAKLGLLVIDEEQRFGVNQKEKIKSLKKSVDVLTLSATPIPRTLYMSLSGVREMSLITTPPPLRRSIKTNLSHMDDEAIRSAIKQELDRGGQVFYVVPRVDGIEEIGIKLRNMIPNIKLIIAHGQMSEGDLENSMIAFNEGEADLMLCTTIIESGLDIPRVNTIIIEDSHRFGLAQLYQLRGRVGRSGIQAYAWLFYPDKVKLNDSSRQRLKAIQQFTSLGSGYQLSMRDMEIRGVGNLLGVEQSGQMEIIGFDLYMELLQEALSDIQGQNIPKVDETQIDLPLTAFIPADYIIDNDEKIAAYRFASKCNTRKEIIELAANWTDRYGPIPKAVESLLELMKLKIIARKCGITRIRSEKPNIVLETNMDEPGFKLLRKGLPNHLHGRLIYKRNNRNSEVLARGIALQSIDKQIDQLISWFELMESQITPE, encoded by the coding sequence ATGCAACTAAGTTCAATCGTAAATACAGTTAGTAATACTAACCTTATATGTGACTTGCTTTCTCGAACTGAAAGGGAAGATAATCTTAACCTTAATGGAACTTCTAGATTGGCTAATGGAATAATCTTAAGTTCCCTTGCTAAAACTAATAATAGTCCATTACTAATTATTGTTCCAACTATTGAGGAGGCAGCTAAATGGTATCCAATATTATGCCTTTTAGGTTGGGATAAATCAAATATATATCCAAGCAGTGAAGTCTCACCTTTTGATGATAACGAACCATCAACAGAGATTCTTTGGGGACAGTTACAAGTACTTAGTGAATTAATAAGCGAAGAGAATAATCAAAATTATTGTATTGTAGCAACTGAAAGATGCCTTCAGCCACATCTACCTCCACCTGAATTCATTAAGAAATTATCTATCCAATTAAAAGATAATATGGATGTTGATTTAGAAGATCTCTCAAATAAACTAACAAAAATAGGATATGAAAGAAGAAATACTGTAGATCAGGAAGGTACTTGGTCTAGGAGAGGAGACATTGTAGATATTTATCCAGTAAATAATGAGCTCCCTATTAGGGTGGAGTTTTTCGGAGATGCAATAGATAAAATAAAAGAGTTTGATCCAATATCACAAAGATCGCAAGATAGGATAAATACAATTTGTATAACACCTATAGGGATAACACCTCTTATATCCGAAAAAATATTAGAAGAAAGACAAAATATTAATTTAGACTCTCTAAATACCATAAATCCATATTCAGATCTTAATGAAACAGATAAAGTTTCGAGAAAATTATTAGGTGTAGCATGGAAAAAGCCATCAAATCTTATTGATTATATAAACGATGAAACTCTTATTGTTATAGAGGATAAGAATCAGTGTATAGCGCATGGAAATTATTGGGTTAATCAGATACAAAAAGATATCCAGACTTCAAAATCAATTCTTGATATATATGATAAAGAAGCTTGTACAGCTTTATTGCCAAATGTTGAGAAGACTCTACTTAGCCTAGATGAATATAAACTAGTCGAACTTTCCTCAACAAATAATATTAATAGTACTAGCAAAAACAATCATGATATTAATGAAAAAAGCTTACAGTTCCTTCCTAATCAGTTTGGTAAACTCGCAACAGATATAAAAGACTATATTAAACAAAATAATTCTATCTTTCTCCTATCTGCACAGCCAAGTAGAGCTGTTGCCTTGTTACAAGAACACGATTGTCATTCTCAGTTTGTTGTTAATCCTGTTGATTATGAAACGATTAAATTACTTAATTCTCAGAAAATACCTGTAGCTCTTAAATGTACTAGTGAGGCTAAAATAGAAGGATTCTACTTACCTACATTCAAAATACTTATTATTACAGACAAGGAATTTTTTGGACAGCAAAGTATAATAAATAGTTCATATATAAGAAGGAGAAGGAAAGCTCACAGTAAGTCAATTGATCCTTATAAATTGCATCCTGGTGATTATGTCGTTCACCGTAGTCATGGTATAGGAATTTTCAAAAAGATAGAGAAAGTAACTATGGCAGGTGAAATAAGAGATTACTTAGTTGTTAAATATTTAGATGGAACTCTTAGAGTGGCCGCCGATCAATTAGGAAGCTTAGGCAGGTATCGGTCTTCCTCAGACAAAGCACCAAAGATTAATAAATTAGGTGGTACTTCTTGGTTTTCTACAAAAGAACGAGCTCGTAAGGGACTAAAGAAGGTTGCACTTGACTTAGTAAAGTTGTATGCAGAAAGAGAAAAGCAAAGTGGATTTGCTTATCCCCAAGATGGTCCTTGGCAAAAAGAATTAGAAGATTCCTTTCCCTACGAAGCAACAAAGGACCAGGTTTCTGCTGTTTTAGATGTTAAAAAAGATATGGAAAATGAAAAACCTATGGATAGGTTGGTCTGTGGTGATGTTGGCTTCGGCAAAACTGAAGTAGCTATTAGAGCAATATTTAAGGCTATTACTTCTGGCAAGCAGATTGCATTATTAGCTCCAACAACCATACTAGCTCAGCAACACTGGAGAACCTTATCTGAAAGATTTGCACCTTATCCTATAAAAGTATCTTTACTAAATCGCTTCAGAACAACATCGGAAAAGAATGAGATTTTAGAAGGTCTAGATGAGGGTACTATTGATGCCGTTGTAGGAACACATCAATTATTAAATAAAAAAACCAAATTTGCTAAGCTTGGATTACTCGTAATTGACGAAGAACAGCGATTTGGGGTTAATCAAAAAGAGAAAATAAAATCGCTTAAAAAGTCTGTTGATGTTTTAACCCTATCCGCAACTCCTATACCCAGAACTTTATATATGAGCTTATCAGGAGTTAGAGAGATGAGTTTAATAACTACTCCACCGCCATTAAGAAGATCGATTAAGACCAATCTTTCACATATGGATGATGAAGCAATTAGAAGCGCAATTAAACAGGAATTAGATAGAGGCGGTCAAGTATTCTATGTTGTACCAAGAGTTGATGGAATAGAAGAAATAGGAATAAAGTTGAGAAATATGATACCAAATATAAAGTTAATTATAGCTCATGGACAAATGAGTGAAGGTGATTTAGAAAATTCAATGATTGCATTTAACGAAGGTGAAGCTGATTTAATGCTATGTACAACGATTATAGAAAGTGGATTAGATATACCTCGTGTAAATACAATTATTATTGAAGATTCTCATAGGTTTGGATTAGCTCAACTTTACCAATTAAGAGGTAGAGTTGGAAGAAGTGGTATCCAAGCATATGCTTGGCTATTTTATCCAGATAAGGTCAAATTAAACGATTCTTCTCGACAAAGATTAAAAGCAATTCAACAATTTACCTCTTTAGGTAGTGGATACCAATTATCTATGAGAGACATGGAAATAAGAGGCGTTGGTAACCTCCTTGGAGTAGAACAAAGTGGCCAGATGGAGATAATAGGGTTTGACCTTTACATGGAATTACTTCAGGAAGCCTTATCTGATATACAAGGACAAAATATCCCAAAAGTTGACGAAACGCAGATTGATTTACCATTAACAGCCTTTATTCCTGCAGATTACATAATCGATAATGACGAAAAAATTGCGGCGTATCGTTTTGCTTCTAAATGTAATACAAGGAAGGAGATAATCGAATTAGCAGCTAATTGGACTGATAGATATGGACCTATACCAAAAGCCGTAGAATCATTATTAGAATTAATGAAGTTAAAGATTATTGCTAGAAAGTGTGGTATTACCCGAATAAGATCTGAAAAGCCAAATATAGTTCTTGAAACAAATATGGATGAACCAGGATTCAAACTACTTAGGAAGGGATTACCAAATCATCTACATGGAAGACTTATCTACAAAAGAAATAATAGAAACTCTGAAGTATTAGCTAGGGGAATAGCTTTGCAATCAATAGATAAACAAATAGATCAATTAATAAGTTGGTTTGAGTTAATGGAATCACAAATTACGCCAGAATAA
- a CDS encoding DUF4335 domain-containing protein, with translation MLNLTYYYDQNSSRLEVSGLPDLSLDGNNQSIGIISSWKLNITGSIELEGKKEHLLDLMRTLYPYSQSYLLGARPTIGNSTSPVQIEHTDTGHKLTLRSSRIEYKPLVIYLDDAELVDLTTCLDKFKRDSRVKFDIKDFSYEHSTTDIFRKYELNPSKLLPSMLGITSLILISALFMFVPEKDTDLRIIEDNKFENIEKS, from the coding sequence ATGTTAAACCTTACATATTACTATGATCAAAATTCTAGTAGGCTAGAAGTTTCTGGACTACCAGATCTATCACTTGACGGTAATAATCAGTCTATAGGAATAATATCTTCCTGGAAATTAAATATAACAGGTAGTATTGAATTAGAAGGAAAGAAAGAACACCTGCTTGATTTGATGCGAACACTATACCCTTATTCTCAGTCATATTTACTAGGAGCTAGGCCTACTATTGGTAACTCTACATCCCCTGTTCAAATTGAACATACAGATACTGGCCATAAGTTAACATTAAGAAGCTCAAGAATCGAATATAAACCATTAGTTATTTATCTTGATGATGCGGAGCTTGTTGATTTAACTACTTGTTTAGATAAATTCAAAAGGGATTCTAGGGTTAAGTTTGATATTAAGGACTTTTCATATGAGCATTCTACTACTGATATATTTCGGAAATATGAGCTAAATCCTTCAAAGCTTCTACCTTCAATGCTTGGTATTACATCATTAATCTTGATCTCAGCATTATTTATGTTTGTCCCTGAAAAGGATACTGATCTTAGAATAATAGAAGACAATAAATTTGAAAATATAGAGAAAAGCTAG